Within Streptomyces sp. SS1-1, the genomic segment GTCGTCTCCATGAGCATCCTGGCCGCCGCCCCGCCCCAGGAAGGCCTGACCGTCTCCCTGATCGCCATGGCGAGGCGGCTGCACCTGTACGCCGCCGAGACCGCGATCGGCACCTCGCTGGACATCGGCGAGACCGCCCAGTCACTGGCCGAGTCCCTGCTGGCCTGGGGTGACGTGGCCGCCATCGACCTCGACTTCGCCGTATGGACCGGCGAGGTGGTCACCGGCCGCCCGCAGGGACGCATCCGGCTGCGCCGCGCCGCCCTCGTACCGGACCGGGCGTGGCCCGACGGCTATGTCACCCCCGGCGACGACCTTCCCGGCGACGCGAGCCGCCTGCTGTCCCACGCGATCCGGCGCGACGACCCCGCGCAGGCCGTCGTCCTGCCCGACCGGGCCACCATCGAGCGGGTGCTCGGCAGCCCGCGGCTCGCCCGCACCCTCGTCCCCGGCGACCAGGCGGCCTGTGTGGCGTGCGTGCCCCTGGTGCTCGACGGCGAGCCACCCGTCGTCCTGGGCGTGGCGGAGGTCTGGCGGCGCGCGGACCGGCCCTTCGAGGACAGCGAGCTGTTCGACCTGCAGGAACTGGTGGCCCGCACCGCCCACCACGTCGACCTGGCCCGCCAGCACCAGCGCGAGCACACCCAGGTCCTCGCCCTGCAACGCCGCCTGCTGCCCCGGTCCGCGGGCGACACCATCGAGACCGCCAGCGTCTACCAGCCCGCCACCCCGGACAGCGCCGGCGTCGGCGGCGACTGGGTCAACAGCTTCCCGCTGCCCGACGGCCGCACCGCGATGGTCGTCGGGGACGTCGTCGGGCACGGCCTGGGAGCGGCGGCCACCATGGGCCAGCTCAGCATGGAGGCCCGCGCGCTGCTGTCCGCGGGACTCGCGCCCGGCGAGGTGCTGGAGCACCTGGACGACACGGTGTCCCTCCTCGACGACGCGGAGTCCGGGCTCGCCGCCGGCTACAGCGCCCTCGGCTCGACCTGCTGCATCGCCGTGTACGACCCGGTCAGCCACCGGGTGGAGCTGGCCTCCGCCGGTCATCTGCCCCCGGTCCTGGTGCCCCCGGACGGGACCGCGGGACCGGTCGCGGTGCGCCCGCACCCCGGGCTGGGCGCCGAGTTCGCGCTGCGCGAGCCGTTCGAGGTGTACACGTTCGCCGCGCCCCCCGGTTCGATGCTCGCGCTGTACACCGACGGCCTGGTCGAGGACCCCGCCATGTCGATCGACGAGGGCATCGGCCGGCTGTCCGACGCGGTGTCCGCCGTGCACCCCTGGGACGGGCTGGAGCAGGCGGCGCGGCGGGTCGTCGCCTCACTGGCGCCCGCGCACCGGCGCGACGACGTCACCCTGCTGCTCGCCCGCATGATCGGCTACCGCAAGGAGGACACGGCGACCTGGCGGATGCCCGCGCGGGGCGACGCGCCGGCCCGGGCACGGGCGCTGGTCACCGGGCTGCTGGAGCGGTGGGGGACCCGGGAGGACACGAGGGACAGCGTGCTGCTGGTGGTCGGCGAGCTGGTCGCCAACGCGGTCCGCTTCGGCCGCGGCCCCCTTACCGTACGGCTGATCAGGACGGGCCACGGGCAGCTGCTGTGCGAGGTGGGGGACACCGGCAACGGCAGGCCCCGGCTGACCCGCAAGGACCTCCTCGCGGACTCGGGCCGCGGACTGCACGTCGTGCACGGGCTCACCACCCGGTGGGGCGTGCGCTGGACCGACGACGGCAAGGTGGTCTGGGCTTCAGTCGGGCGATGACCGGGGGA encodes:
- a CDS encoding SpoIIE family protein phosphatase, whose protein sequence is MDSTPPPSSASPYDMVSGALGEYIPHGDDEEQGSGAPREEDTARLRDRPRRGAGRPEQILGAVNLDRDLRITDSNLEAPVFEGIDPVPGTPFVDFLPPWDVPTVTRRLRQVLDTGEPHVARVQRLRRRDGSELVVSMSILAAAPPQEGLTVSLIAMARRLHLYAAETAIGTSLDIGETAQSLAESLLAWGDVAAIDLDFAVWTGEVVTGRPQGRIRLRRAALVPDRAWPDGYVTPGDDLPGDASRLLSHAIRRDDPAQAVVLPDRATIERVLGSPRLARTLVPGDQAACVACVPLVLDGEPPVVLGVAEVWRRADRPFEDSELFDLQELVARTAHHVDLARQHQREHTQVLALQRRLLPRSAGDTIETASVYQPATPDSAGVGGDWVNSFPLPDGRTAMVVGDVVGHGLGAAATMGQLSMEARALLSAGLAPGEVLEHLDDTVSLLDDAESGLAAGYSALGSTCCIAVYDPVSHRVELASAGHLPPVLVPPDGTAGPVAVRPHPGLGAEFALREPFEVYTFAAPPGSMLALYTDGLVEDPAMSIDEGIGRLSDAVSAVHPWDGLEQAARRVVASLAPAHRRDDVTLLLARMIGYRKEDTATWRMPARGDAPARARALVTGLLERWGTREDTRDSVLLVVGELVANAVRFGRGPLTVRLIRTGHGQLLCEVGDTGNGRPRLTRKDLLADSGRGLHVVHGLTTRWGVRWTDDGKVVWASVGR